The Leptotrichia sp. OH3620_COT-345 DNA window TTCCATTAATTGTATTAATTCAAGATTTGCATTTTTCAGTAATCTGTTGTTCTCCCTCTTTGCCTGCTTAAATGATGTATGTAAATCTTTTATTGATGCATTCAATTCTTTTCTCGTCTGACTTATCGCATTTTCAGTACTCTTCACTTCAGGCGATGTCAATCCTT harbors:
- a CDS encoding autotransporter-associated N-terminal domain-containing protein — translated: MSNNLKRMEKDLRALAKRCKDIKYTRALLLSFLLMGMLTFSEGLTSPEVKSTENAISQTRKELNASIKDLHTSFKQAKRENNRLLKNANLELIQLME